In Corynebacterium aquatimens, one genomic interval encodes:
- a CDS encoding glycoside hydrolase family 76 protein has product MAEIWAHRADLAEEAIAARHGTKLWGIPGTNLAVVAWPPIQSERLFVQWHYWWQAHYLDCLVDANLRRSTKQRRFRINRTARAVAWRNVGKLVRNSYYDDKAWLALALARAAEADKVRRPKQLEALQSNLLAGIDGTRRVLPWRSKDNFFNVPANGPAAIMMARTGRVEEARTIVDWILANLMNKDGLVMDGIRDKDAGPHTVTAIYTYNQGTLLGAMVELSLLNDEALAASAPSATSGDYYQEITSLIQAISMHMATPAGVIDHPRDGVGDGGLFRGILVRYLADAAVRLPESQVAAKAAAERLVMASAESMWENRLEVDGLPVFPCRWTEDARLPHNYYRDIEHSSGNAASNLSNIAERELSCQLSGWMLLEAAARITAHKAKGNPML; this is encoded by the coding sequence ATGGCAGAGATCTGGGCGCATCGCGCGGACCTCGCTGAGGAGGCAATCGCTGCTCGGCACGGCACGAAGTTATGGGGCATCCCGGGGACAAATCTGGCCGTGGTTGCCTGGCCGCCGATCCAATCGGAGCGCCTGTTTGTCCAGTGGCATTACTGGTGGCAGGCGCATTACCTCGACTGCCTCGTCGATGCGAATCTGCGCCGCAGCACGAAGCAACGCCGCTTCCGCATTAACCGGACGGCGCGCGCGGTGGCGTGGCGCAACGTCGGCAAGCTGGTCCGCAATTCTTATTACGACGACAAGGCATGGCTCGCCCTCGCGCTCGCGCGGGCCGCGGAGGCGGACAAGGTGCGTCGCCCGAAGCAGCTCGAAGCACTGCAGAGCAACCTCCTCGCAGGCATCGATGGCACCCGCCGCGTCCTGCCGTGGCGCTCAAAGGACAATTTCTTTAACGTTCCCGCCAACGGCCCCGCCGCAATCATGATGGCGCGCACTGGTCGCGTCGAGGAAGCCCGCACGATCGTCGACTGGATCTTAGCCAACCTCATGAACAAAGACGGCCTGGTCATGGACGGCATCCGCGACAAAGACGCTGGCCCCCACACCGTCACCGCCATCTACACCTACAACCAGGGCACGCTGCTCGGCGCCATGGTAGAGCTTTCATTGCTTAACGACGAAGCGCTCGCCGCCTCTGCGCCGAGCGCCACCTCCGGCGATTACTACCAAGAGATCACGTCGCTGATCCAGGCGATTTCGATGCACATGGCCACCCCGGCCGGCGTGATTGACCACCCGCGCGACGGGGTCGGTGACGGCGGGCTGTTCCGCGGAATCTTGGTGCGTTACCTCGCGGACGCGGCGGTGCGCCTCCCAGAATCCCAGGTCGCGGCAAAGGCGGCAGCGGAGCGCCTGGTCATGGCCTCGGCTGAAAGCATGTGGGAGAACCGCTTGGAGGTCGACGGGCTGCCGGTCTTCCCGTGCCGCTGGACAGAAGACGCCCGTCTGCCGCACAACTACTACCGGGATATAGAACACAGCTCAGGAAATGCAGCATCGAACCTGAGCAATATCGCGGAGCGCGAACTATCCTGCCAGCTCTCGGGCTGGATGCTGCTGGAGGCGGCGGCGCGAATCACAGCCCATAAGGCGAAGGGGAACCCGATGCTGTGA
- a CDS encoding TrmH family RNA methyltransferase, which translates to MLNDDRGRPGPDAAGPDAAEAGAKGPTEWNEGRHGVGPWEGQWPDDPRFDPEFLRDGDRRNVVDAYRYWSLEAIRAELDSRRHPFHVAIENWEHDMNIGTVVRTANAFLAEAVHIVGRKRWNRRGAMVTDRYQHICHHENLESLVAMARERGLTIVAIDNTPGAVPLETVELPRDCILLFGQEGPGVTEEAQGVASMTCSIAQFGSTRSINAGVAAGIAMHAWVRQHADLSQAW; encoded by the coding sequence TTGCTTAACGACGATCGGGGCCGTCCGGGCCCGGATGCCGCGGGCCCGGATGCCGCGGAGGCTGGCGCGAAAGGCCCCACCGAATGGAACGAGGGCCGCCACGGCGTGGGCCCTTGGGAAGGCCAGTGGCCGGACGACCCCCGCTTCGACCCGGAATTTCTCCGTGACGGGGACCGTCGCAACGTGGTTGACGCCTACCGGTACTGGTCCTTAGAGGCGATCCGGGCTGAATTGGATTCGCGCCGCCACCCGTTCCACGTTGCGATTGAGAACTGGGAACACGACATGAATATCGGCACCGTCGTGCGCACGGCGAATGCGTTCCTAGCTGAGGCCGTGCACATTGTGGGGCGCAAGCGGTGGAACCGTCGCGGCGCGATGGTGACCGACCGTTACCAGCACATTTGCCACCATGAGAACCTGGAATCGCTCGTCGCAATGGCGCGGGAGCGAGGGCTCACGATCGTGGCTATCGATAACACTCCCGGCGCCGTCCCGCTGGAAACGGTGGAGCTGCCGCGCGATTGCATTCTGCTCTTCGGCCAAGAAGGCCCCGGCGTGACCGAAGAGGCCCAAGGGGTGGCTAGCATGACGTGCTCCATCGCGCAGTTCGGTTCGACGCGGTCGATCAACGCGGGTGTCGCGGCCGGTATCGCGATGCACGCGTGGGTGCGCCAGCACGCCGATCTCTCCCAAGCCTGGTGA
- the pyrE gene encoding orotate phosphoribosyltransferase, protein MTNLQRLAELVKELAVVHGKVTLSSGKEADYYVDLRRATLHHEASPLIGALLRELTKDLDFDAVGGLTLGADPVATAIMHADGRPIDAFVVRKEAKKHGMQRRIEGPSIQGKRVLVVEDTTTTGNSPLTAVEACRAEGAEVVAVATVVDRATGAAQVIEDAGVEYRFLLGLEDLGLA, encoded by the coding sequence ATGACTAACCTCCAGAGGCTTGCAGAGCTGGTCAAGGAACTCGCGGTTGTCCACGGCAAGGTGACGTTGTCGTCGGGCAAAGAGGCTGATTACTACGTTGACCTGCGCCGGGCGACGTTGCACCATGAGGCAAGTCCGCTGATTGGCGCGCTGCTGCGTGAGCTGACGAAGGACTTGGATTTCGATGCCGTCGGCGGCCTGACCCTCGGCGCCGACCCAGTTGCCACGGCAATCATGCATGCGGATGGCCGTCCGATTGACGCGTTCGTCGTGCGCAAGGAAGCCAAGAAGCACGGCATGCAGCGTCGCATCGAAGGCCCGTCTATCCAGGGTAAACGGGTGCTCGTGGTGGAGGACACCACCACGACTGGTAACTCGCCTCTGACTGCCGTTGAGGCCTGCCGCGCGGAGGGCGCGGAGGTAGTTGCGGTGGCAACCGTCGTCGACCGCGCGACCGGCGCCGCCCAAGTCATCGAGGACGCCGGCGTGGAGTACAGGTTCCTGCTGGGCCTCGAAGATTTGGGCCTTGCTTAA
- a CDS encoding sulfurtransferase translates to MGIYVPAEELREEIRTGKKLTVLAALWDPRPGRAYMRFKSHHIPTAQFCDPASTLAGMPGSEEGRNPLPTQEQVQKAVNQWGIERDRPVVIYDDGRGFFSARAWWILMWAGITDIRILNGGFPYWWDQGLETVAGPGPITVHSETPVEIGQLPTMEIDQVKQYKGMLIDARGSRRFSGKKEHLDLKAGHIPGAVNIPGQSCFDEHRRILPVDDILENLAKSGITQHTDPSQAVVYSGSGNHSAMLLAAMHHAGLPILTHFIGGWSQWSADHANDIEI, encoded by the coding sequence ATGGGAATCTACGTGCCCGCCGAAGAGCTCCGTGAAGAAATCCGTACCGGTAAAAAACTCACAGTCCTGGCTGCGCTGTGGGACCCCCGCCCGGGGCGCGCGTACATGCGCTTTAAATCGCACCACATTCCGACGGCGCAGTTCTGCGACCCGGCCTCCACACTCGCTGGCATGCCCGGCTCGGAGGAAGGCCGCAACCCGCTGCCCACTCAAGAACAGGTGCAAAAAGCCGTCAACCAGTGGGGAATTGAACGCGACCGGCCAGTGGTCATCTACGACGACGGCCGCGGTTTCTTCTCTGCCCGCGCCTGGTGGATCCTCATGTGGGCAGGCATCACCGACATCCGCATCCTCAACGGCGGCTTCCCGTACTGGTGGGACCAAGGTTTAGAGACGGTCGCTGGCCCCGGCCCCATCACCGTTCACTCCGAGACGCCCGTGGAGATCGGTCAGCTCCCCACCATGGAGATCGACCAGGTCAAGCAATACAAGGGCATGCTTATTGACGCCCGTGGTTCCCGCCGCTTCTCCGGCAAGAAAGAACACTTAGACCTTAAAGCCGGCCACATCCCGGGCGCCGTCAACATCCCGGGGCAGTCCTGCTTCGACGAGCACCGGCGCATCCTGCCGGTCGACGACATCCTGGAAAACCTAGCGAAAAGCGGCATCACCCAGCACACCGACCCGTCGCAAGCCGTCGTCTACTCCGGGTCTGGCAACCACTCCGCGATGCTGCTCGCTGCGATGCACCACGCCGGCCTGCCAATCCTCACCCACTTCATTGGCGGCTGGTCCCAGTGGTCCGCCGACCACGCCAACGACATCGAGATCTAG
- the clpB gene encoding ATP-dependent chaperone ClpB codes for MGSFNPTTKTQEALQEALSTAAANGNPDIRPAHLLAAILTQPDGIAAPVLKATGVDPDTVIKEAQALVDALPSATGSNLANPNFNREGLAALNKAQELATELGDEYVSTEVLLAAIARGEDDAAELLKKRGATYEVIKGAFPSVRGQQKVTTADPEGQFQALEKYSTDLTARAREGKIDPVIGRDSEIRRVVQVLSRRTKNNPVLIGEPGVGKTAIVEGLARRIVAGDVPESLKGKTLISLDLGSMVAGAKYRGEFEERLKAVLDEIKSSEGEIITFIDELHTIVGAGATGEGAMDAGNMIKPMLARGELRLVGATTLDEYRKFIEKDAALERRFQQVYVGEPTVEDTIGILRGLKDRYEVHHGVRIQDSALVAAAELSNRYITSRFLPDKAIDLVDEAGSRLRMEIDSSPQEIDALERVVRRLEIEEIALSKESDAASVERLDTLRQELADQKEKLGEMKARWANEKAEIDRVQAAKEELEKLRNESEIAERDGDFARVSELRYGRIPELEAEVASAEATAAESTRTMLTEEVTPDVIADVVSSWTGIPAGKMMQGETEKLLRMEEVLGERVVGQHDAVIAVSDAVRRSRAGIADPNRPIGSFLFLGPTGVGKTELAKSLAEFLFDDESAMIRIDMSEYGEKHSVARLVGAPPGYVGYDAGGQLTEAVRRRPYSLVLFDEVEKAHPDVFDVLLQVLDEGRLTDGQGRTVDFRNTVIILTSNLGAGGDRDQIMEAVKRAFKPEFINRLDDVVVFDALEADQLVGIVDIQLRSLAERLATRRLGLDVTDDAKRWLAERGYDPAYGARPLRRLIQQAIGDQLAKALLAGTIRDGDVVRVDVAAPADTADTVDTAETTPGLTVTAAAAPSE; via the coding sequence ATGGGCTCCTTCAACCCCACAACCAAAACTCAAGAGGCGCTGCAGGAGGCACTGTCCACCGCGGCCGCGAACGGCAACCCGGACATTAGGCCCGCGCACCTCCTCGCTGCGATTTTGACGCAGCCAGACGGAATCGCCGCACCTGTGCTTAAGGCCACGGGCGTCGATCCGGACACTGTTATTAAAGAAGCCCAGGCGCTTGTCGACGCGTTGCCTTCGGCAACGGGTAGCAACCTGGCGAACCCGAACTTCAACCGGGAGGGGCTGGCTGCATTGAACAAAGCGCAGGAGCTGGCCACTGAGCTGGGCGATGAATATGTCTCCACTGAGGTGCTGCTGGCCGCGATCGCGCGCGGTGAGGATGATGCTGCGGAGCTTTTGAAAAAGCGCGGGGCAACCTATGAGGTGATAAAGGGTGCTTTTCCGTCCGTACGCGGGCAGCAGAAAGTCACCACCGCGGACCCGGAGGGGCAGTTCCAGGCGCTGGAGAAGTACTCCACCGACCTCACGGCGCGGGCGCGCGAGGGCAAGATTGACCCGGTGATTGGGCGTGACAGTGAGATCCGTCGCGTGGTGCAGGTGCTTTCCCGCCGCACGAAGAACAACCCGGTTTTAATCGGTGAGCCCGGCGTGGGTAAAACCGCGATCGTCGAAGGGCTGGCGCGGCGCATCGTCGCCGGTGACGTGCCTGAGTCGCTGAAGGGTAAGACACTCATCTCGCTTGACCTCGGCTCGATGGTCGCGGGCGCAAAGTACCGCGGTGAGTTTGAGGAGCGCCTCAAGGCCGTGCTGGATGAGATCAAGTCGTCTGAGGGCGAGATCATCACGTTCATCGATGAGCTGCACACCATCGTCGGCGCCGGTGCCACCGGTGAGGGCGCGATGGACGCGGGCAACATGATCAAGCCGATGCTCGCCCGCGGTGAGCTGCGCCTGGTCGGTGCGACGACGTTGGATGAGTACCGCAAGTTCATTGAGAAGGACGCTGCGCTGGAGCGCCGTTTCCAGCAAGTGTACGTGGGTGAGCCGACGGTGGAGGACACCATCGGTATCCTGCGCGGACTCAAAGACCGTTACGAAGTCCACCACGGTGTCCGCATCCAGGACTCCGCGTTGGTGGCGGCCGCTGAGCTGTCCAACCGGTACATCACTTCGCGCTTCCTGCCGGACAAGGCCATCGATCTTGTGGACGAAGCAGGCTCGCGCCTGCGCATGGAAATCGACTCCTCCCCGCAGGAGATCGATGCCCTAGAGCGCGTCGTGCGCCGCCTGGAGATCGAGGAGATCGCGCTGTCGAAGGAATCCGATGCCGCATCGGTCGAGCGCCTTGACACGCTGCGCCAGGAACTCGCCGATCAAAAGGAAAAACTCGGTGAGATGAAGGCCCGCTGGGCCAACGAGAAGGCCGAGATTGACCGCGTCCAAGCCGCCAAGGAGGAGCTGGAGAAACTACGCAACGAGTCCGAAATCGCCGAACGCGACGGCGACTTCGCCCGCGTCTCCGAGCTGCGCTACGGCCGCATCCCGGAGCTTGAGGCCGAGGTGGCTTCTGCCGAAGCCACGGCGGCCGAGTCGACGCGGACCATGCTCACCGAGGAAGTCACACCGGACGTCATCGCTGACGTCGTATCGTCCTGGACCGGCATCCCCGCCGGCAAGATGATGCAGGGTGAGACCGAGAAACTGCTGCGCATGGAAGAAGTCTTAGGCGAGCGCGTCGTGGGTCAGCACGACGCCGTCATCGCGGTGTCTGACGCCGTGCGCCGTTCCCGCGCCGGGATCGCCGACCCGAACCGGCCGATCGGTAGCTTCCTGTTCCTCGGCCCCACCGGTGTGGGTAAGACGGAGCTGGCCAAGTCGCTCGCGGAGTTCCTCTTCGACGATGAGTCCGCCATGATCCGCATCGACATGTCCGAGTACGGGGAGAAGCACTCCGTCGCCCGCCTCGTCGGTGCACCTCCGGGATACGTCGGCTACGACGCTGGCGGCCAGCTCACGGAGGCCGTTCGTCGCCGCCCCTACTCGCTCGTGCTTTTCGACGAAGTGGAGAAAGCGCACCCGGACGTCTTCGACGTACTGCTCCAGGTCCTCGACGAGGGCCGGCTTACCGACGGCCAGGGCCGCACCGTGGACTTCCGCAACACCGTGATCATCCTGACCTCCAACCTGGGTGCTGGTGGTGACCGGGACCAGATCATGGAAGCGGTGAAGCGTGCCTTCAAGCCGGAGTTCATCAACAGGCTTGACGACGTGGTGGTTTTCGATGCCCTCGAAGCCGACCAGCTGGTGGGCATCGTGGACATCCAGCTGCGTTCGCTCGCCGAACGCCTGGCTACCCGCCGCCTGGGCCTCGACGTCACCGACGACGCCAAGCGCTGGCTCGCCGAGCGCGGCTACGACCCGGCCTACGGCGCTCGTCCCCTGCGCCGCCTGATCCAGCAGGCCATCGGTGATCAGCTGGCCAAGGCGCTGCTCGCCGGCACTATTCGCGACGGCGATGTTGTCCGCGTCGACGTGGCCGCCCCCGCCGACACAGCCGACACCGTCGACACAGCTGAGACCACCCCGGGCCTGACCGTCACCGCCGCCGCGGCTCCCTCGGAATAA